A portion of the Sabethes cyaneus chromosome 3, idSabCyanKW18_F2, whole genome shotgun sequence genome contains these proteins:
- the LOC128740162 gene encoding uncharacterized protein LOC128740162 produces the protein MVSDNATNFRSACNYLRNVYQSINTSEHNRQVGDFLADKGVEWYFIPARSPHHGGLWESAIKSAKQILSKNAGKQAFTYEELATFLAQVTATMNSRPITPISDNIHDPQALTPAHFLDGKALTTVPEINMLEPQISSLSRWNYIQRLSQEFSAR, from the coding sequence ATGGTATCGGATAATGCTACCAACTTTCGCTCTGCTTGCAATTATCTTCGTAACGTGTATCAAAGCATCAATACCTCTGAACACAATCGCCAGGTGGGTGATTTTCTGGCTGATAAAGGAGTTGAATGGTATTTCATACCAGCTCGTTCACCACATCACGGTGGACTGTGGGAGTCTGCAATTAAGTCCGCAAAACAGATACTCTCGAAGAATGCGGGTAAGCAAGCTTTTACTTATGAGGAATTGGCAACCTTTCTTGCTCAGGTCACAGCTACAATGAACTCCCGTCCGATTACGCCAATTTCGGATAACATACATGATCCACAGGCCCTAACGCCTGCCCACTTCTTGGATGGAAAGGCCCTCACAACGGTTCCCGAGATCAACATGTTAGAACCTCAGATCAGTTCATTGTCTCGATGGAATTACATTCAACGTTTGTCGCAGGAATTCAGCGCCAGATGA